One segment of Anomalospiza imberbis isolate Cuckoo-Finch-1a 21T00152 chromosome 2, ASM3175350v1, whole genome shotgun sequence DNA contains the following:
- the AKAP11 gene encoding A-kinase anchor protein 11 isoform X3: MVFAGIFELYLSSNTKIGKIMDMYARAQGNRMKSRISVEKSFGEGVLHSMKSLLHSRKELCNVSAEECVNQEKQENFIEITFVGFAEGMDTAHLQELSAVSVELPDVLKSLQLCKLKENEAVFLKDLKKTLAKPYVVKHQNQLPEVFCVMRLSPSFPRIKVDYIFTLLSKYTAGIRYAVEINSSQKHQTETTRGEDDDTNQSVSSIEDDFVTAFEHLDEDEPSKIHSAGTCSFTSQNHRDAASQTVPAQCLEAVDSKIVVGSAQRKSSARSSTLIDILGLKELSSVKNSVTTSISDPWIQRSFYKPYNPSDQGVNFLRKTLFSSSPAESSESDCSSPSPIIFLDEEGYQKSLKAKLQLPKIPVVKDGIEDSDSEVSEFFDSFDQFDELEQALENSCKIIRDPILGNPAQKRRTAHEKLSSAGITMNPQKFKFDRPTLPANVKKPTPRKPESPYSSIFEVPDSPRPVKTSAEENGGFFSPIRTSAFSPLGSCGSSECLCRINLGGDGTGQSHRDAAYNSYSAYADSVSCEILGSVLFSESSSEQMCAEKYSKHKRVTLKGKKRQAADLKMKTSKEPEKQTKSKHKSLMIRDSIQKFATELVEKSLGSAFKDLQKGVSSCTNALCHLASRLTSSVFQMAFYEIGRRRAISLKERAINGIANFLVSEAITGALKELHQVKKQIFNNTVARFAADLAEELVFEGIMEVCQFSYPSTPTAQSSSFDYENKVVRSYARDLSESVIQEAFIELSQVDVTFTTQAAISVSMDNIKYVSAESMLESTQTSTVSPNFNDRVAQKPIQDSKKEYTVQQALFCTSGVVSSIPVPLAGRALCQQQVSSEAYKVKVCTVPNADDSTKIFEDSAHPFFTSRTREEELASFRNVYLTSDHSQSMESTPSLFCNQNDTKLTNNRSGMNSNSELTSGSKGINTFSGTMVDMIVNEAYETITSSRVTKAVEEYSDFLTRKVIDKKHYVQGAGEGSPKSMFADHLAKYVIKQSVEESKTVLCNTTESLTCNVSSQTYRDTNRQEQCVIKKQEAEKQSNVSIIVEQHQLPLNNPCKFLTPTHSVQCILESKDCWQEQKGNNFSSKSPPPCSTVTLARHVLEDCTDTGSCSITCLNKPSKKSDTQKLSAGALNSRQTDCFLHAISFPSEMFVSEGALQMEEKSSLKHGNTCLMPHTPPPTPLVPCQGSSERNLKKLSKKLKGELAKEFAPATPPSTPYNPSTTDLSETEHDSLENEEFMLKLMWSLSEEVESSEDEDHSEMPFEKEEHSAKTIQYADCLASHIISIATEMAASHLGGKTNEREAGRQAQLEMQKKRCKYTAFVNIPEETCNSLWNYAGDMAGKVINEAKTVVKSRHCKLLRLKQVNCQVDCFYVSKSDKDGNSKEWCGPVQDQCLGERDSPGLPLPQGSGMTGLTSKYPSCESVTDEYADHVIRVLKREGGSAELLVDQYASRLAYRSIKSGLQQAARKTKFRYSRKTFPGQNAQVNGKLELIKAGNKDAVQQLKSSIHRCEGQMFERCVCTQRMECTELLHFSESLAHSITCDVRKKLKMSGACLPKSLTDSCLYKKTEFDEVTGDLIKTRFSRTFLPFSPDHKLYHSTGNINENGYSEGIIQAIEQYARKVADDTLEMSLESAVLHVAGNRKNGDKLLYTEKLSPFYGTVCRCCSMKEHRYCTESKSHHLPAQGSCSPVRHFLHSGLDGACQNSRVFQLDIPKIHVDVEQRTVFPDKGATAAVEKAERELSYTSLTADSGIGQDGVSFAESLTTEIMTSAMTNIGQAVTISSVGREGFHSVESVVSQQMSLSIGDDSTGSWSNLSFEDEHPDESSSFLHLSDSNGNSSSWSSLGLEGDMYEENLSFPTSDSDGTEDKDEDSKDAVEGLEQVRKTLSIMNIDLEPNLVDPQLRAALQWLAASETEVSDLHFRDTAAREFVFLSRRLRERDWKVGDLLQAVLKYCEMIETASDGKQALSKSLVSWLLENV; this comes from the exons ATGGTTTTTGCAGGCATTTTTGAGCTATATCTTTCGTCGAATACCAAGATTGGTAAGATCATGGACATGTACGCCAGGGCTCAGGGCAATCGCATGAAATCAAGAATATCTGTTGAAAAG AGTTTTGGTGAAGGTGTCCTGCACTCTATGAAGTCACTGCTACACAGCAGGAAAGAGTTATGCAATGTATCAGCAGAGGAATGCGTAAAtcaggaaaagcaagaaaattttATTGAG aTTACATTTGTAGGTTTTGCAGAAGGGATGGATACTGCTCACTTGCAG gAGCTGTCAGCTGTTTCTGTAGAACTTCCAGATGTTCTGAAATCGCTCCAGTTGtgcaaactgaaagaaaatgaggCTGTGTTTCTAAAAGACTTAAAGAAAACCTTAGCAAAACCTTATGTCGTGAAACATCAG AATCAGCTTCcagaagtgttttgtgtgatGAGACTGTCTCCTTCATTCCCAAGGATCAAAGTTGATTATATATTCACCTTGCTAAGCAAGTATACCGCAGGCATAAGATATGCAGTGGAAATAAACTCTTCACAAAAACATCAAACGGAGACAACCCGTGGAGAAGATGATGACACCAATCAGTCCGTTTCTTCAATTGAAGATGATTTTGTCACTGCTTTCGAACACTTAGATGAAGACGAACCTTCAAAGATACATAGTGCTG GTACATGCAGCTTTACTTCTCAAAACCATCGAGATGCTGCTTCACAGACTGTACCTGCTCAATGTTTAGAAGCTGTTGACTCAAAGATTGTTGTGGGTTCTGCACAACGAAAATCATCTGCCAGATCTTCTACCTTGATTGATATTTTGGGACTTAAGGAGCTGTCCTCAGTAAAGAATTCAGTTACAACCTCAATTTCTGATCCTTGGATACAAAGGAGTTTCTATAAGCCATATAATCCTTCTGATCAAGGCGTTAATTTTTTACGTAAAAcattgttttcttcctctccagCTGAATCCTCTGAGTCAGATTGCTCCAGCCCAAGCCCCATCATCTTCTTAGATGAAGAAGGGTATCAAAAAAGCTTGAAGGCAAAACTTCAGCTGCCAAAAATTCCAGTAGTAAAAGATGGTATAGAGGATTCAGACTCAGAAGTGAGTGAATTTTTTGATAGTTTTGATCAGTTTGATGAGCTGGAACAAGCCTTGGAAAACTCTTGTAAAATTATTAGGGATCCCATCCTAGGGAATCCTGCCCAGAAAAGGAGGACTGCACATGAAAAATTGTCTTCTGCAGGCATTACAATGAATCCTCAGAAATTCAAGTTTGATCGTCCCACTCTTCCAGCCAATGTAAAGAAACCAACTCCTCGTAAGCCAGAGTCACCATACAGCAGCATCTTCGAGGTCCCAGATTCCCCTCGCCCGGTTAAAACATCAGCGGAAGAGAatggaggcttcttcagcccCATTCGAACATCAGCCTTCAGCCCCCTGGGGAGTTGCGGTTCTTCCGAATGCCTGTGTCGAATTAATCTTGGTGGAGATGGGACAGGTCAAAGTCACCGTGATGCAGCTTATAACAGTTATTCAGCATATGCTGACAGTGTTTCCTGTGAAATACTGGGTTCTGTTCTTTTTTCTGAGTCCTCATCAGAACAAATGTGTGCAGAGAAATATTCAAAACACAAAAGGGTGACTTTAAAAGGGAAGAAGAGGCAAGCTGCAGATCTCAAAATGAAAACTAGTAAGGAACCAGAGAAGCAAACAAAATCTAAACATAAGTCACTAATGATAAGAGATAGCATTCAAAAGTTTGCAACTGAATTGGTTGAAAAAAGTTTGGGCAGTGCATTTAAGGACCTCCAAAAAGGTGTTTCTTCATGCACAAATGCACTTTGCCATTTAGCTTCTAGGTTGACTTCTTCAGTCTTTCAAATGGCTTTTTATGAGATTGGAAGACGTAGAGCAATCTCGCTGAAGGAGCGTGCCATTAATGGCATAGCAAACTTTTTGGTGAGCGAAGCTATAACTGGTGCTTTGAAAGAATTGCATCAGgtaaagaaacaaatatttaacaACACTGTTGCACGGTTTGCAGCAGACCTTGCTGAAGAACTTGTGTTTGAAGGAATCATGGAAGTATGCCAGTTTTCATATCCATCAACACCTACTGCACAGTCCTCATCATTTGATTATGAAAACAAAGTGGTAAGATCCTATGCCCGAGATTTGTCTGAATCTGTCATTCAGGAGGCATTTATTGAACTATCTCAGGTTGATGTGACCTTCACAACACAAGCAGCCATTAGTGTTTCCATGGACAATATCAAATATGTAAGTGCAGAAAGTATGTTAGAGTCAACACAGACTTCCACAGTTTCTCCTAATTTTAATGATAGGGTAGCACAAAAGCCAATCCAAGACTCCAAGAAAGAATATACAGTACAGCAAGCTCTATTTTGTACCTCTGGTGTTGTGAGTTCAATACCTGTGCCCTTAGCTGGAAGAGCCCTTTGTCAGCAACAGGTTTCCTCTGAAGCTTACAAAGTGAAAGTATGCACTGTTCCAAATGCTGATGACAGTACAAAAATATTCGAAGACTCCGCTCATCCATTTTTCACAAGCAGAACGAGAGAGGAGGAATTAGcttctttcagaaatgtttaTCTAACTTCGGATCACAGTCAAAGTATGGAAAGTACTCCATCCCTCTTCTGTAACCAGAATGATACCAAACTAACAAATAACAGATCTGGAATGAACAGTAATTCAGAATTAACAAGTGGGTCAAAAGGCATTAATACTTTCTCTGGAACTATGGTAGATATGATAGTAAATGAAGCGTATGAAACCATAACCTCATCTAGAGTAACAAAAGCAGTAGAAGAGTATTCAGATTTTTTAACAAGAAAAGTAATAGATAAAAAGCATTATGTGCAAGGTGCTGGTGAAGGCTCCCCCAAGAGCATGTTTGCAGATCATTTGGCCAAGTATGTCATAAAACAATCTGTGGAAGAAAGTAAAACTGTGTTATGCAACACCACTGAGAGTTTAACATGTAATGTGAGCTCACAGACTTATAGAGATACCAATCGACAAGAACAATGTGTGATAAAGAAACAAGAAGCTGAGAAACAAAGTAATGTTTCTATAATTGTGGAACAACATCAGTTGCCTTTGAATAATCCATGTAAATTTCTTACTCCAACTCATTCTGTTCAGTGTATTTTAGAATCTAAAGATTGTTGGCAggaacaaaaaggaaacaatttttcttcaaaatcaCCACCTCCTTGTTCCACTGTAACTTTGGCTAGGCATGTTCTAGAGGACTGTACTGACACAGGAAGCTGTTCAATAACATGCTTAAACAAGCCTTCCAAAAAAAGCGATACCCAGAAACTATCAGCAGGAGCTTTGAATTCCAGGCAGACTGATTGTTTTCTGCATGCAATTAGCTTTCCTTCAGAGATGTTTGTCAGTGAAGGTGCTTTGCAGATGGAAGAAAAATCGAGCTTGAAACATGGAAATACCTGTTTAATGCCTCACACACCCCCACCAACTCCTCTAGTACCATGTCAAGGTAGTTCTGAAAGGAACCTAAAAAAACTGTCCAAGAAACTCAAGGGAGAATTAGCAAAGGAATTTGCACCTGCAACACCACCTTCTACACCCTACAATCCGTCCACTACCGATTTGTCTGAAACTGAACACGACTCTTTGGAAAATGAGGAATTTATGCTGAAACTCATGTGGTCGCTTTCTGAAGAAGTGGAAAGTAGTGAGGATGAAGATCATTCTGAAATGCCTTTTGAGAAAGAGGAGCATTCAGCAAAAACAATTCAGTATGCAGATTGCCTAGCTAGCCACATAATTTCAATAGCGACTGAAATGGCTGCTTCCCATTTAGGTGgtaaaacaaatgaaagagaAGCTGGCAGGCAGGCTCAGTTAgagatgcaaaagaaaagatgCAAATATACTGCATTTGTAAATATTCCAGAAGAGACATGCAATTCCTTGTGGAATTATGCAGGGGATATGGCAGGAAAAGTCATAAATGAGGCCAAGACAGTAGTGAAATCAAGGCATTGCAAGCTGTTGAGGTTGAAGCAGGTTAACTGCCAAGTGGATTGCTTTTATGTGAGTAAAAGTGATAAAGATGGTAATTCAAAAGAATGGTGTGGCCCAGTACAGGACCAGTGCCTGGGGGAGAGAGATTCACCTGGGCTTCCTTTACCACAAGGTTCAGGCATGACAGGTTTGACTTCCAAGTACCCGAGCTGTGAAAGTGTGACTGACGAGTACGCAGATCATGTTATCCGGGTTCTGAAAAGAGAAGGAGGTAGCGCTGAGCTGTTAGTGGATCAGTACGCCAGCAGACTTGCTTACAGGTCTATCAAATCGGGCTTGCAGCAAGCTGCTAGAAAAACCAAATTCAGATACAGCAGAAAGACATTTCCTGGGCAAAATGCACAGGTAAATGGTAAGCTGGAGCTGATTAAAGCAGGGAATAAAGATGCAGTACagcagctgaaaagcagcattcATCGCTGTGAAGGTCAAATGTTTgagagatgtgtctgcacacaGAGAATGGAATGTACAGAGTTGTTACATTTTTCTGAATCCCTTGCTCACAGTATCACTTGTGATGTcaggaagaaactgaaaatgtCTGGAGCATGTTTGCCAAAGTCTCTTACAGATTCCTGTCTGTATAAAAAGACTGAATTTGATGAAGTCACAGGTGATCTCATTAAAACACGGTTTTCTAgaacatttcttcctttctccccaGATCATAAACTCTATCATAGTACAGGTAATATAAATGAAAATGGCTACAGTGAAGGTATAATTCAAGCTATAGAACAATATGCTAGGAAAGTAGCAGATGATACTCTAGAAATGAGTTTAGAGTCAGCTGTTCTCCATGTGGCTGGAAATAGAAAAAATGGGGATAAGCTCTTGTACACTGAGAAACTGTCTCCTTTTTATGGAACTGTGTGTAGATGCTGCAGTATGAAGGAACATCGGTACTGTACAGAAAGTAAGTCCCATCATCTACCTGCACAAGGATCCTGCAGTCCAGTGAGGCATTTTCTTCATTCTGGATTGGATGGTGCCTGTCAAAATTCAAGAGTGTTTCAGCTTGATATTCCCAAAATTCACGTTGATGTAGAACAGAGGACAGTGTTTCCTGACAAGGGGGCTACTGCAGCCgtagagaaagcagaaagagagTTGAGTTACACAAGTCTGACAGCTGACAGTGGTATTGGACAAGATGGAGTCAGTTTTGCTGAAAGCCTTACTACTGAAATAATGACATCAGCTATGACTAATATTGGTCAGGCAGTTACCATAAG CTCTGTTGGAAGAGAAGGATTTCACTCTGTTGAATCTGTTGTTAGCCAGCAGATGAGTCTTAGTATTGGTGATGATAGCACTGGGAGTTGGTCCAATCTAAGTTTTGAAGATGAACATCCTGATGAGAGCAGCAGTTTTCTTCACCTAAGTGACAG TAATGGTAACAGCAGTAGCTGGAGCAGTCTTGGTTTAGAAGGGGATATGTATGAGGAGAATTTATCCTTTCCAACATCAGACAG TGATGGAACAGAAGATAAAGATGAAGATTCCAAGGATGCTGTAGAAG
- the AKAP11 gene encoding A-kinase anchor protein 11 isoform X8 — protein sequence MVFAGIFELYLSSNTKIGKIMDMYARAQGNRMKSRISVEKSFGEGVLHSMKSLLHSRKELCNVSAEECVNQEKQENFIEITFVGFAEGMDTAHLQELSAVSVELPDVLKSLQLCKLKENEAVFLKDLKKTLAKPYVVKHQNQLPEVFCVMRLSPSFPRIKVDYIFTLLSKYTAGIRYAVEINSSQKHQTETTRGEDDDTNQSVSSIEDDFVTAFEHLDEDEPSKIHSAGTCSFTSQNHRDAASQTVPAQCLEAVDSKIVVGSAQRKSSARSSTLIDILGLKELSSVKNSVTTSISDPWIQRSFYKPYNPSDQGVNFLRKTLFSSSPAESSESDCSSPSPIIFLDEEGYQKSLKAKLQLPKIPVVKDGIEDSDSEVSEFFDSFDQFDELEQALENSCKIIRDPILGNPAQKRRTAHEKLSSAGITMNPQKFKFDRPTLPANVKKPTPRKPESPYSSIFEVPDSPRPVKTSAEENGGFFSPIRTSAFSPLGSCGSSECLCRINLGGDGTGQSHRDAAYNSYSAYADSVSCEILGSVLFSESSSEQMCAEKYSKHKRVTLKGKKRQAADLKMKTSKEPEKQTKSKHKSLMIRDSIQKFATELVEKSLGSAFKDLQKGVSSCTNALCHLASRLTSSVFQMAFYEIGRRRAISLKERAINGIANFLVSEAITGALKELHQVKKQIFNNTVARFAADLAEELVFEGIMEVCQFSYPSTPTAQSSSFDYENKVVRSYARDLSESVIQEAFIELSQVDVTFTTQAAISVSMDNIKYVSAESMLESTQTSTVSPNFNDRVAQKPIQDSKKEYTVQQALFCTSGVVSSIPVPLAGRALCQQQVSSEAYKVKVCTVPNADDSTKIFEDSAHPFFTSRTREEELASFRNVYLTSDHSQSMESTPSLFCNQNDTKLTNNRSGMNSNSELTSGSKGINTFSGTMVDMIVNEAYETITSSRVTKAVEEYSDFLTRKVIDKKHYVQGAGEGSPKSMFADHLAKYVIKQSVEESKTVLCNTTESLTCNVSSQTYRDTNRQEQCVIKKQEAEKQSNVSIIVEQHQLPLNNPCKFLTPTHSVQCILESKDCWQEQKGNNFSSKSPPPCSTVTLARHVLEDCTDTGSCSITCLNKPSKKSDTQKLSAGALNSRQTDCFLHAISFPSEMFVSEGALQMEEKSSLKHGNTCLMPHTPPPTPLVPCQGSSERNLKKLSKKLKGELAKEFAPATPPSTPYNPSTTDLSETEHDSLENEEFMLKLMWSLSEEVESSEDEDHSEMPFEKEEHSAKTIQYADCLASHIISIATEMAASHLGGKTNEREAGRQAQLEMQKKRCKYTAFVNIPEETCNSLWNYAGDMAGKVINEAKTVVKSRHCKLLRLKQVNCQVDCFYVSKSDKDGNSKEWCGPVQDQCLGERDSPGLPLPQGSGMTGLTSKYPSCESVTDEYADHVIRVLKREGGSAELLVDQYASRLAYRSIKSGLQQAARKTKFRYSRKTFPGQNAQVNGKLELIKAGNKDAVQQLKSSIHRCEGQMFERCVCTQRMECTELLHFSESLAHSITCDVRKKLKMSGACLPKSLTDSCLYKKTEFDEVTGDLIKTRFSRTFLPFSPDHKLYHSTGNINENGYSEGIIQAIEQYARKVADDTLEMSLESAVLHVAGNRKNGDKLLYTEKLSPFYGTVCRCCSMKEHRYCTESKSHHLPAQGSCSPVRHFLHSGLDGACQNSRVFQLDIPKIHVDVEQRTVFPDKGATAAVEKAERELSYTSLTADSGIGQDGVSFAESLTTEIMTSAMTNIGQAVTISDGTEDKDEDSKDAVEGLEQVRKTLSIMNIDLEPNLVDPQLRAALQWLAASETEVSDLHFRDTAAREFVFLSRRLRERDWKVGDLLQAVLKYCEMIETASDGKQALSKSLVSWLLENV from the exons ATGGTTTTTGCAGGCATTTTTGAGCTATATCTTTCGTCGAATACCAAGATTGGTAAGATCATGGACATGTACGCCAGGGCTCAGGGCAATCGCATGAAATCAAGAATATCTGTTGAAAAG AGTTTTGGTGAAGGTGTCCTGCACTCTATGAAGTCACTGCTACACAGCAGGAAAGAGTTATGCAATGTATCAGCAGAGGAATGCGTAAAtcaggaaaagcaagaaaattttATTGAG aTTACATTTGTAGGTTTTGCAGAAGGGATGGATACTGCTCACTTGCAG gAGCTGTCAGCTGTTTCTGTAGAACTTCCAGATGTTCTGAAATCGCTCCAGTTGtgcaaactgaaagaaaatgaggCTGTGTTTCTAAAAGACTTAAAGAAAACCTTAGCAAAACCTTATGTCGTGAAACATCAG AATCAGCTTCcagaagtgttttgtgtgatGAGACTGTCTCCTTCATTCCCAAGGATCAAAGTTGATTATATATTCACCTTGCTAAGCAAGTATACCGCAGGCATAAGATATGCAGTGGAAATAAACTCTTCACAAAAACATCAAACGGAGACAACCCGTGGAGAAGATGATGACACCAATCAGTCCGTTTCTTCAATTGAAGATGATTTTGTCACTGCTTTCGAACACTTAGATGAAGACGAACCTTCAAAGATACATAGTGCTG GTACATGCAGCTTTACTTCTCAAAACCATCGAGATGCTGCTTCACAGACTGTACCTGCTCAATGTTTAGAAGCTGTTGACTCAAAGATTGTTGTGGGTTCTGCACAACGAAAATCATCTGCCAGATCTTCTACCTTGATTGATATTTTGGGACTTAAGGAGCTGTCCTCAGTAAAGAATTCAGTTACAACCTCAATTTCTGATCCTTGGATACAAAGGAGTTTCTATAAGCCATATAATCCTTCTGATCAAGGCGTTAATTTTTTACGTAAAAcattgttttcttcctctccagCTGAATCCTCTGAGTCAGATTGCTCCAGCCCAAGCCCCATCATCTTCTTAGATGAAGAAGGGTATCAAAAAAGCTTGAAGGCAAAACTTCAGCTGCCAAAAATTCCAGTAGTAAAAGATGGTATAGAGGATTCAGACTCAGAAGTGAGTGAATTTTTTGATAGTTTTGATCAGTTTGATGAGCTGGAACAAGCCTTGGAAAACTCTTGTAAAATTATTAGGGATCCCATCCTAGGGAATCCTGCCCAGAAAAGGAGGACTGCACATGAAAAATTGTCTTCTGCAGGCATTACAATGAATCCTCAGAAATTCAAGTTTGATCGTCCCACTCTTCCAGCCAATGTAAAGAAACCAACTCCTCGTAAGCCAGAGTCACCATACAGCAGCATCTTCGAGGTCCCAGATTCCCCTCGCCCGGTTAAAACATCAGCGGAAGAGAatggaggcttcttcagcccCATTCGAACATCAGCCTTCAGCCCCCTGGGGAGTTGCGGTTCTTCCGAATGCCTGTGTCGAATTAATCTTGGTGGAGATGGGACAGGTCAAAGTCACCGTGATGCAGCTTATAACAGTTATTCAGCATATGCTGACAGTGTTTCCTGTGAAATACTGGGTTCTGTTCTTTTTTCTGAGTCCTCATCAGAACAAATGTGTGCAGAGAAATATTCAAAACACAAAAGGGTGACTTTAAAAGGGAAGAAGAGGCAAGCTGCAGATCTCAAAATGAAAACTAGTAAGGAACCAGAGAAGCAAACAAAATCTAAACATAAGTCACTAATGATAAGAGATAGCATTCAAAAGTTTGCAACTGAATTGGTTGAAAAAAGTTTGGGCAGTGCATTTAAGGACCTCCAAAAAGGTGTTTCTTCATGCACAAATGCACTTTGCCATTTAGCTTCTAGGTTGACTTCTTCAGTCTTTCAAATGGCTTTTTATGAGATTGGAAGACGTAGAGCAATCTCGCTGAAGGAGCGTGCCATTAATGGCATAGCAAACTTTTTGGTGAGCGAAGCTATAACTGGTGCTTTGAAAGAATTGCATCAGgtaaagaaacaaatatttaacaACACTGTTGCACGGTTTGCAGCAGACCTTGCTGAAGAACTTGTGTTTGAAGGAATCATGGAAGTATGCCAGTTTTCATATCCATCAACACCTACTGCACAGTCCTCATCATTTGATTATGAAAACAAAGTGGTAAGATCCTATGCCCGAGATTTGTCTGAATCTGTCATTCAGGAGGCATTTATTGAACTATCTCAGGTTGATGTGACCTTCACAACACAAGCAGCCATTAGTGTTTCCATGGACAATATCAAATATGTAAGTGCAGAAAGTATGTTAGAGTCAACACAGACTTCCACAGTTTCTCCTAATTTTAATGATAGGGTAGCACAAAAGCCAATCCAAGACTCCAAGAAAGAATATACAGTACAGCAAGCTCTATTTTGTACCTCTGGTGTTGTGAGTTCAATACCTGTGCCCTTAGCTGGAAGAGCCCTTTGTCAGCAACAGGTTTCCTCTGAAGCTTACAAAGTGAAAGTATGCACTGTTCCAAATGCTGATGACAGTACAAAAATATTCGAAGACTCCGCTCATCCATTTTTCACAAGCAGAACGAGAGAGGAGGAATTAGcttctttcagaaatgtttaTCTAACTTCGGATCACAGTCAAAGTATGGAAAGTACTCCATCCCTCTTCTGTAACCAGAATGATACCAAACTAACAAATAACAGATCTGGAATGAACAGTAATTCAGAATTAACAAGTGGGTCAAAAGGCATTAATACTTTCTCTGGAACTATGGTAGATATGATAGTAAATGAAGCGTATGAAACCATAACCTCATCTAGAGTAACAAAAGCAGTAGAAGAGTATTCAGATTTTTTAACAAGAAAAGTAATAGATAAAAAGCATTATGTGCAAGGTGCTGGTGAAGGCTCCCCCAAGAGCATGTTTGCAGATCATTTGGCCAAGTATGTCATAAAACAATCTGTGGAAGAAAGTAAAACTGTGTTATGCAACACCACTGAGAGTTTAACATGTAATGTGAGCTCACAGACTTATAGAGATACCAATCGACAAGAACAATGTGTGATAAAGAAACAAGAAGCTGAGAAACAAAGTAATGTTTCTATAATTGTGGAACAACATCAGTTGCCTTTGAATAATCCATGTAAATTTCTTACTCCAACTCATTCTGTTCAGTGTATTTTAGAATCTAAAGATTGTTGGCAggaacaaaaaggaaacaatttttcttcaaaatcaCCACCTCCTTGTTCCACTGTAACTTTGGCTAGGCATGTTCTAGAGGACTGTACTGACACAGGAAGCTGTTCAATAACATGCTTAAACAAGCCTTCCAAAAAAAGCGATACCCAGAAACTATCAGCAGGAGCTTTGAATTCCAGGCAGACTGATTGTTTTCTGCATGCAATTAGCTTTCCTTCAGAGATGTTTGTCAGTGAAGGTGCTTTGCAGATGGAAGAAAAATCGAGCTTGAAACATGGAAATACCTGTTTAATGCCTCACACACCCCCACCAACTCCTCTAGTACCATGTCAAGGTAGTTCTGAAAGGAACCTAAAAAAACTGTCCAAGAAACTCAAGGGAGAATTAGCAAAGGAATTTGCACCTGCAACACCACCTTCTACACCCTACAATCCGTCCACTACCGATTTGTCTGAAACTGAACACGACTCTTTGGAAAATGAGGAATTTATGCTGAAACTCATGTGGTCGCTTTCTGAAGAAGTGGAAAGTAGTGAGGATGAAGATCATTCTGAAATGCCTTTTGAGAAAGAGGAGCATTCAGCAAAAACAATTCAGTATGCAGATTGCCTAGCTAGCCACATAATTTCAATAGCGACTGAAATGGCTGCTTCCCATTTAGGTGgtaaaacaaatgaaagagaAGCTGGCAGGCAGGCTCAGTTAgagatgcaaaagaaaagatgCAAATATACTGCATTTGTAAATATTCCAGAAGAGACATGCAATTCCTTGTGGAATTATGCAGGGGATATGGCAGGAAAAGTCATAAATGAGGCCAAGACAGTAGTGAAATCAAGGCATTGCAAGCTGTTGAGGTTGAAGCAGGTTAACTGCCAAGTGGATTGCTTTTATGTGAGTAAAAGTGATAAAGATGGTAATTCAAAAGAATGGTGTGGCCCAGTACAGGACCAGTGCCTGGGGGAGAGAGATTCACCTGGGCTTCCTTTACCACAAGGTTCAGGCATGACAGGTTTGACTTCCAAGTACCCGAGCTGTGAAAGTGTGACTGACGAGTACGCAGATCATGTTATCCGGGTTCTGAAAAGAGAAGGAGGTAGCGCTGAGCTGTTAGTGGATCAGTACGCCAGCAGACTTGCTTACAGGTCTATCAAATCGGGCTTGCAGCAAGCTGCTAGAAAAACCAAATTCAGATACAGCAGAAAGACATTTCCTGGGCAAAATGCACAGGTAAATGGTAAGCTGGAGCTGATTAAAGCAGGGAATAAAGATGCAGTACagcagctgaaaagcagcattcATCGCTGTGAAGGTCAAATGTTTgagagatgtgtctgcacacaGAGAATGGAATGTACAGAGTTGTTACATTTTTCTGAATCCCTTGCTCACAGTATCACTTGTGATGTcaggaagaaactgaaaatgtCTGGAGCATGTTTGCCAAAGTCTCTTACAGATTCCTGTCTGTATAAAAAGACTGAATTTGATGAAGTCACAGGTGATCTCATTAAAACACGGTTTTCTAgaacatttcttcctttctccccaGATCATAAACTCTATCATAGTACAGGTAATATAAATGAAAATGGCTACAGTGAAGGTATAATTCAAGCTATAGAACAATATGCTAGGAAAGTAGCAGATGATACTCTAGAAATGAGTTTAGAGTCAGCTGTTCTCCATGTGGCTGGAAATAGAAAAAATGGGGATAAGCTCTTGTACACTGAGAAACTGTCTCCTTTTTATGGAACTGTGTGTAGATGCTGCAGTATGAAGGAACATCGGTACTGTACAGAAAGTAAGTCCCATCATCTACCTGCACAAGGATCCTGCAGTCCAGTGAGGCATTTTCTTCATTCTGGATTGGATGGTGCCTGTCAAAATTCAAGAGTGTTTCAGCTTGATATTCCCAAAATTCACGTTGATGTAGAACAGAGGACAGTGTTTCCTGACAAGGGGGCTACTGCAGCCgtagagaaagcagaaagagagTTGAGTTACACAAGTCTGACAGCTGACAGTGGTATTGGACAAGATGGAGTCAGTTTTGCTGAAAGCCTTACTACTGAAATAATGACATCAGCTATGACTAATATTGGTCAGGCAGTTACCATAAG TGATGGAACAGAAGATAAAGATGAAGATTCCAAGGATGCTGTAGAAG